In Daucus carota subsp. sativus chromosome 4, DH1 v3.0, whole genome shotgun sequence, one DNA window encodes the following:
- the LOC108215983 gene encoding xylan glycosyltransferase MUCI21, whose translation MVHFEKRHVHVQKGESAVVLDLHNSEEEQEGVHHGHSNRKIIIRPKVLSLVFLSLLACTLVLATSFSFFPSALSLSYSLAEVDKVVVNASLCSSVPAGTICCDRSSIRSDVCIMKGDVRTQSKSSSVLLYASKDTTEDISHGSDHQVNRKEELQHEKIKPYTRKWEASVMNTIDQLDLISKKQDSGIHHHCDVKHDVPAVFFSTGGYTGNVYHEFNDGLLPLFITSQHLNKKVVFVILEYHDWWISKYASILDHLSEYPPIDFTGDNRTHCFPEAIVGLKIHDELTVDSSLMDANVSVRNFRDILDRAYRPRITDIIEEEKQEAQLLKENSASPLSTDPQEVRNEKDDNGLKKPKLVIVSRNGSRAITNEDSLVKMAEEIGFFVEVLRPKPDTELAKIYRSLNSSDVMIGVHGAAMTHFLFMKPGSVFIQVVPLGTNWAAETYYGEPAKKLGLRYIGYEILPKESSLYDEYDSSDPVLRDPESINIKGWEFTKKIYLDRQKVKLNLERFRKRLVRSYNYSIIKRNLAVHHRS comes from the exons atggTGCACTTTGAGAAAAGACACGTTCATGTACAGAAGGGAGAATCTGCTGTTGTGCTTGATTTACACAACTCTGAGGAGGAGCAAGAAGGAGTTCATCATGGCCATAGCAATAGGAAAATTATAATCAGGCCTAAAGTATTGTCACTTGTGTTTCTTTCACTTTTGGCTTGTACTCTTGTTCTTGCAACTAGCTTCTCTTTCTTCCCTTCTGCTCTTTCCCTCTCAT ATTCACTTGCAGAGGTTGACAAAGTTGTTGTTAATGCTTCCCTTTGTTCTTCTGTCCCAGCTG GGACTATATGTTGTGATAGAAGTAGTATCCGGTCAGATGTATGTATCATGAAAGGGGATGTTAGAACACAGTCTAAATCCTCTTCTGTTTTACTTTATGCATCAAAAGATACAACTGAGGACATCAGTCATGGGTCTGATCATCAGGTGAATCGAAAAGAAGAGCTTCAACATGAAAAAATTAAACCTTATACACGGAAATGGGAAGCAAGTGTGATGAACACTATCGATCAGCTAGACCTTATTTCCAAGAAACAAGACTCGGGTATTCATCACCATTGTGATGTTAAGCACGATGTTCCTGCAGTTTTCTTCTCAACAGGAGGTTATACCGGTAATGTTTATCATGAATTTAACGACGGACTTCTGCCTCTTTTCATTACTAGTCAGCATTTGAACAAGAAAGTTGTGTTTGTTATTCTTGAGTATCATGATTGGTGGATATCCAAGTATGCTAGTATTCTTGATCATCTATCTGAATATCCACCTATTGACTTCACTGGAGATAATAGAACCCATTGTTTCCCTGAAGCCATTGTCGGGCTAAAAATACATGATGAGCTCACAGTAGATTCTTCGTTGATGGATGCAAATGTATCAGTTAGGAATTTTAGAGACATTTTGGATCGAGCTTATCGGCCTCGGATTACAGATATTATTGAAGAGGAGAAACAAGAAGCTCAGTTGTTGAAAGAAAATTCTGCTTCACCATTGTCCACTGATCCACAAGAAGTGAGAAATGAGAAAGATGATAATGGTTTGAAGAAACCAAAACTTGTCATTGTATCCAGAAATGGATCCAGGGCAATTACTAACGAAGATTCTCTAGTGAAAATGGCAGAAGAAATCGGCTTTTTTGTGGAAGTTTTAAGGCCTAAGCCAGATACAGAACTGGCAAAGATCTATCGATCACTCAACTCCAGCGATGTCATGATTGGAGTACATGGTGCAGCCATGACCCATTTTCTTTTCATGAAGCCTGGCTCTGTGTTTATCCAGGTGGTTCCCCTTGGAACCAATTGGGCCGCAGAGACTTACTATGGTGAACCTGCAAAGAAGCTTGGTTTAAGGTATATTGGTTATGAAATCCTCCCGAAGGAGAGCTCACTATACGATGAGTATGATAGCAGCGATCCTGTTTTAAGAGATCCAGAAAGCATCAACATAAAAGGTTGGGAATTCACCAAGAAGATCTATCTTGACAGGCAAAAGGTGAAATTAAATCTTGAAAGATTTCGCAAGAGGTTGGTTCGTTCCTACAATTACTCAATTATTAAGAGGAACTTGGCTGTTCACCATCGATCTTAg
- the LOC108216712 gene encoding kinesin-like protein KIN-14L isoform X2, whose protein sequence is MEICVKKTLHELNLAGRKAEEAALRRYQAKEWLESLVGPLGISKQPSEREFISCLRSGLVLCNAINKIQPGSVQKVVENHLPSESQKWDSQPLPAYQYFENVRNFLVAAEKLKLTTFEAPVLERDNLEAGSSAKVVDCILELKVFHERKQRGGEYVSLKPQRSPFVTHYVGKIHSHVLEETSTDPHRRLDMNASCNRKTFAESGTQELEDLLVAALAECMVDKKENIDANLLASFRSGNQSAINLLRQTMSSCLEGQVQNMLTEVKPALVDCSAEECNSITHSKRTTLTENSSVLGNRKCCRACSNKGYCNHHMIFKMQENELSEIKSLLSRTKKEFEGLQSQLQTDMKQLETHVQDMSAAALRYHKVVKENINLHNKVQDLKGLEKTLAVADVSAEETELRKELESLKKALSKRNRQSSVVNILKENRSPSDKPKLITNQTPLRPRRLSIETSNTIRREKALANRTKETSPLLPGASAEITPPPRGLKVENRYTPTIKKSPRARRLSIGTSSVVKLEKAKETGPKGTNYVLEKGQANAERTPPRPRRLSVENCSTTKKGKTAYLEDKKVLKTPSMQSRTRRLSLEGPRYVNKDSANLERTGAPQAASKPKVFPSHVDSTLDVSRQMAPRSTVNAVYNNQVARGGSEIKVPSLQLPKTPEPTVFAKGDLVTPLESQTTSTTAIANGKASHIRKSLRAIGRLINGSEKRNQHKQKETPLIKADGSLNIKSPTSGNARTLRRRSLSGTQCPNMSSTTSVGVNLNGFSSSRAISPPPVRASTKSPKRWL, encoded by the exons ATGGAGATTTGTGTGAAAAAGACGCTACATGAATTGAATCTTGCTGGAAGAAAAGCTGAAGAAGCAG CTTTGAGGCGGTACCAAGCGAAGGAGTGGCTTGAGAGCCTAGTCGGGCCTCTCGGAATATCTAAGCAGCCGTCGGAAAGGGAATTTATTTCTTGTTTGAGAAGTGGGTTGGTTCTTTGTAATGCAATTAACAAGATTCAGCCAGGATCAGTTCAAAAG GTTGTCGAGAATCACTTGCCGTCAGAATCACAAAAATGGGATTCCCAGCCATTGCCAGCTTATCAATACTTTGAAAATGTTAGGAACTTTTTGGTAGCGGCAGAAAAGTTAAAATTAACAACTTTTGAAGCACCTGTCCTCGAAAGG GACAATCTGGAGGCTGGATCATCAGCTAAGGTCGTTGATTGCATTTTAGAGCTTAAAGTTTTCCATGAAAGGAAGCAGAGGGGTGGAGAATATGTATCATTAAAGCCTCAAAGATCCCCATTTGTAACGCATTATGTGGGTAAAATTCACTCACATGTTTTAGAGGAAACTTCTACTGACCCTCATAGGCGACTAGATATGAATGCAAGCTGCAATAGAAAAACATTTGCTGAGAGCGGAACACAGGAACTTGAAG ATTTATTGGTTGCGGCTCTTGCTGAATGTATGGTAGATAAAAAGGAAAACATAGATGCTAACCTTCTTGCTTCCTTTCGCAGTGGAAATCAG TCTGCAATCAATTTATTACGCCAGACTATGTCAAGCTGTTTGGAAGGACAAGTTCAGAACATGCTAACAGAG GTGAAGCCAGCCCTAGTTGATTGTTCAGCAGAAGAATGCAACTCCATCACACACTCAAAAAGAACTACATTAACGGAAAACTCCTCAGTTCTTGGGAACAGGAAG TGTTGCAGAGCTTGCTCAAACAAAGGTTACTGCAATCATCACATGATTTTCAAGATGCAAGAAAATGAACTTTCA GAAATTAAGTCATTGCTGTCAAGAACAAAGAAGGAGTTTGAAGGCTTGCAGTCCCAATTGCAAACAGACATGAAACAACTGG AGACTCATGTGCAAGATATGTCTGCAGCAGCTCTCAGATATCATAAGGTTGTGAAAGAGAACATAAACTTGCATAATAAGGTTCAGGATCTGAAAG GACTTGAAAAAACTTTGGCGGTTGCTGATGTTAGTGCAGAGGAAACAGAGCTTCGGAAAGAG CTTGAGAGCCTCAAAAAGGCATTGTCTAAGAGGAATAGGCAGAGCTCAGTAGTTAACATTCTCAAGGAAAACAGATCACCTTCAGATAAGCCTAAATTAATAACCAACCAAACCCCATTGCGTCCTAGAAGGCTGAGTATTGAAACTTCTAATACAATTAGAAGAGAGAAAGCTCTTGCAAATAGAACCAAAGAAACAAGTCCCTTGTTACCTGGTGCTTCTGCTGAGATAACTCCTCCGCCTCGAGGGTTGAAGGTTGAGAATCGCTACACCCCAACAATAAAGAAATCACCACGCGCCCGCAGATTAAGTATCGGAACTTCCAGTGTCGTTAAATTGGAGAAAGCAAAGGAAACTGGACCTAAGGGAACAAATTATGTGTTGGAGAAAGGTCAAGCAAATGCTGAGAGAACTCCTCCTCGTCCTCGGAGGCTTAGCGTCGAAAATTGCAGCACAACAAAAAAAGGGAAGACAGCATATTTGGAAGACAAAAAGGTGCTTAAAACTCCTTCCATGCAAAGTCGAACAAGAAGACTAAGTTTGGAAGGTCCAAGATATGTGAACAAAGACTCCGCTAATTTAGAGAGGACTGGTGCACCTCAGGCAGCTTCCAAGCCAAAAGTGTTCCCTAGTCATGTTGATTCTACACTTGATGTATCTCGTCAAATGGCTCCGAGGAGTACTGTAAATGCTGTTTATAATAATCAAGTAGCAAGAGGTGGAAGTGAAATTAAAGTTCCTTCACTTCAATTACCCAAAACACCTGAGCCAACTGTCTTTGCCAAAGGTGACTTGGTGACTCCTTTGGAGTCGCAGACAACTAGCACGACAGCTATTGCAAATGGAAAAGCATCTCATATAAGGAAATCGCTTCGGGCCATCGGGAGATTGATCAATGGCTCTGAGAAAAG GAACCAACATAAACAGAAGGAAACACCTCTAATAAAAGCAGATGGAAGTCTTAACATAAAGTCGCCAACTTCGGGCAATGCAAGGACACTGAGAAGACGGTCACTGAGTGGGACACAGTGCCCAAACATGTCAAGTACAACCTCAGTTGGAGTCAATTTAAATGGCTTTA GTTCATCCCGCGCCATTTCACCCCCTCCAGTCCGCGCTTCTACCAAGTCGCCGAAACGCTGGCTTTAG
- the LOC108216712 gene encoding kinesin-like protein KIN-14L isoform X1 yields MEICVKKTLHELNLAGRKAEEAALRRYQAKEWLESLVGPLGISKQPSEREFISCLRSGLVLCNAINKIQPGSVQKVVENHLPSESQKWDSQPLPAYQYFENVRNFLVAAEKLKLTTFEAPVLERDNLEAGSSAKVVDCILELKVFHERKQRGGEYVSLKPQRSPFVTHYVGKIHSHVLEETSTDPHRRLDMNASCNRKTFAESGTQELEDLLVAALAECMVDKKENIDANLLASFRSGNQSAINLLRQTMSSCLEGQVQNMLTEVKPALVDCSAEECNSITHSKRTTLTENSSVLGNRKCCRACSNKGYCNHHMIFKMQENELSEIKSLLSRTKKEFEGLQSQLQTDMKQLETHVQDMSAAALRYHKVVKENINLHNKVQDLKGLEKTLAVADVSAEETELRKELESLKKALSKRNRQSSVVNILKENRSPSDKPKLITNQTPLRPRRLSIETSNTIRREKALANRTKETSPLLPGASAEITPPPRGLKVENRYTPTIKKSPRARRLSIGTSSVVKLEKAKETGPKGTNYVLEKGQANAERTPPRPRRLSVENCSTTKKGKTAYLEDKKVLKTPSMQSRTRRLSLEGPRYVNKDSANLERTGAPQAASKPKVFPSHVDSTLDVSRQMAPRSTVNAVYNNQVARGGSEIKVPSLQLPKTPEPTVFAKGDLVTPLESQTTSTTAIANGKASHIRKSLRAIGRLINGSEKRNQHKQKETPLIKADGSLNIKSPTSGNARTLRRRSLSGTQCPNMSSTTSVGVNLNGFTVIPTGSSRAISPPPVRASTKSPKRWL; encoded by the exons ATGGAGATTTGTGTGAAAAAGACGCTACATGAATTGAATCTTGCTGGAAGAAAAGCTGAAGAAGCAG CTTTGAGGCGGTACCAAGCGAAGGAGTGGCTTGAGAGCCTAGTCGGGCCTCTCGGAATATCTAAGCAGCCGTCGGAAAGGGAATTTATTTCTTGTTTGAGAAGTGGGTTGGTTCTTTGTAATGCAATTAACAAGATTCAGCCAGGATCAGTTCAAAAG GTTGTCGAGAATCACTTGCCGTCAGAATCACAAAAATGGGATTCCCAGCCATTGCCAGCTTATCAATACTTTGAAAATGTTAGGAACTTTTTGGTAGCGGCAGAAAAGTTAAAATTAACAACTTTTGAAGCACCTGTCCTCGAAAGG GACAATCTGGAGGCTGGATCATCAGCTAAGGTCGTTGATTGCATTTTAGAGCTTAAAGTTTTCCATGAAAGGAAGCAGAGGGGTGGAGAATATGTATCATTAAAGCCTCAAAGATCCCCATTTGTAACGCATTATGTGGGTAAAATTCACTCACATGTTTTAGAGGAAACTTCTACTGACCCTCATAGGCGACTAGATATGAATGCAAGCTGCAATAGAAAAACATTTGCTGAGAGCGGAACACAGGAACTTGAAG ATTTATTGGTTGCGGCTCTTGCTGAATGTATGGTAGATAAAAAGGAAAACATAGATGCTAACCTTCTTGCTTCCTTTCGCAGTGGAAATCAG TCTGCAATCAATTTATTACGCCAGACTATGTCAAGCTGTTTGGAAGGACAAGTTCAGAACATGCTAACAGAG GTGAAGCCAGCCCTAGTTGATTGTTCAGCAGAAGAATGCAACTCCATCACACACTCAAAAAGAACTACATTAACGGAAAACTCCTCAGTTCTTGGGAACAGGAAG TGTTGCAGAGCTTGCTCAAACAAAGGTTACTGCAATCATCACATGATTTTCAAGATGCAAGAAAATGAACTTTCA GAAATTAAGTCATTGCTGTCAAGAACAAAGAAGGAGTTTGAAGGCTTGCAGTCCCAATTGCAAACAGACATGAAACAACTGG AGACTCATGTGCAAGATATGTCTGCAGCAGCTCTCAGATATCATAAGGTTGTGAAAGAGAACATAAACTTGCATAATAAGGTTCAGGATCTGAAAG GACTTGAAAAAACTTTGGCGGTTGCTGATGTTAGTGCAGAGGAAACAGAGCTTCGGAAAGAG CTTGAGAGCCTCAAAAAGGCATTGTCTAAGAGGAATAGGCAGAGCTCAGTAGTTAACATTCTCAAGGAAAACAGATCACCTTCAGATAAGCCTAAATTAATAACCAACCAAACCCCATTGCGTCCTAGAAGGCTGAGTATTGAAACTTCTAATACAATTAGAAGAGAGAAAGCTCTTGCAAATAGAACCAAAGAAACAAGTCCCTTGTTACCTGGTGCTTCTGCTGAGATAACTCCTCCGCCTCGAGGGTTGAAGGTTGAGAATCGCTACACCCCAACAATAAAGAAATCACCACGCGCCCGCAGATTAAGTATCGGAACTTCCAGTGTCGTTAAATTGGAGAAAGCAAAGGAAACTGGACCTAAGGGAACAAATTATGTGTTGGAGAAAGGTCAAGCAAATGCTGAGAGAACTCCTCCTCGTCCTCGGAGGCTTAGCGTCGAAAATTGCAGCACAACAAAAAAAGGGAAGACAGCATATTTGGAAGACAAAAAGGTGCTTAAAACTCCTTCCATGCAAAGTCGAACAAGAAGACTAAGTTTGGAAGGTCCAAGATATGTGAACAAAGACTCCGCTAATTTAGAGAGGACTGGTGCACCTCAGGCAGCTTCCAAGCCAAAAGTGTTCCCTAGTCATGTTGATTCTACACTTGATGTATCTCGTCAAATGGCTCCGAGGAGTACTGTAAATGCTGTTTATAATAATCAAGTAGCAAGAGGTGGAAGTGAAATTAAAGTTCCTTCACTTCAATTACCCAAAACACCTGAGCCAACTGTCTTTGCCAAAGGTGACTTGGTGACTCCTTTGGAGTCGCAGACAACTAGCACGACAGCTATTGCAAATGGAAAAGCATCTCATATAAGGAAATCGCTTCGGGCCATCGGGAGATTGATCAATGGCTCTGAGAAAAG GAACCAACATAAACAGAAGGAAACACCTCTAATAAAAGCAGATGGAAGTCTTAACATAAAGTCGCCAACTTCGGGCAATGCAAGGACACTGAGAAGACGGTCACTGAGTGGGACACAGTGCCCAAACATGTCAAGTACAACCTCAGTTGGAGTCAATTTAAATGGCTTTA CTGTTATTCCCACAGGTTCATCCCGCGCCATTTCACCCCCTCCAGTCCGCGCTTCTACCAAGTCGCCGAAACGCTGGCTTTAG
- the LOC108218047 gene encoding protein MIZU-KUSSEI 1, with the protein MQPMEKITSTSFHLYSLPIAFQISQLIFHTIISTKPQTMKLFELSRTSSCSRSSSKQIIPSNYIRSTNSTMLDHSSDVHYMFSGKPLVAKRSSAVFHWHLGGFLRSLITLISLPMTLPTRRWLTLSKPLSIQPPLGKKVTGTLFGNRRGHVSFAVQDDPRSEPVLIIELAMSTASLVKEMSSGLVRIALECEKPRGARGKPRKLFSEPRWSMYCNGKKCGNALLRDCSDSYWRVLDTVQSVSVGAGVIPVVDDGKESAAEGELLYMRARFERVVGTRDSEAFYMMNPDGNGGPELSIFLLRI; encoded by the coding sequence ATGCAACCAATGGAAAAAATTACAAGCACAAGCTTCCATTTGTATTCATTACCCATCGCCTTTCAAATTTCTCAATTAATATTTCATACAATAATCTCTACAAAACCACAAACAATGAAACTATTCGAGCTCTCAAGAACAAGTAGTTGCAGCCGCAGCAGCAGCAAACAAATCATCCCTTCAAATTACATTAGATCAACCAACTCAACTATGCTCGATCACTCCTCCGACGTTCACTACATGTTCTCCGGCAAGCCCCTGGTGGCCAAGCGCTCCTCCGCCGTCTTCCACTGGCATCTCGGCGGCTTTCTCCGATCACTCATCACTCTCATATCATTGCCCATGACTCTCCCTACGCGCCGGTGGCTCACGTTATCTAAACCCCTCTCCATACAGCCGCCGCTGGGTAAAAAAGTCACGGGGACTCTCTTCGGCAACCGGAGAGGCCACGTCAGCTTCGCGGTTCAAGATGATCCCCGGTCCGAACCCGTGCTGATCATCGAGCTAGCGATGTCGACCGCTTCTTTAGTGAAGGAAATGTCGTCGGGGCTGGTGAGGATCGCTTTGGAATGCGAGAAGCCACGCGGGGCGCGTGGGAAGCCGCGGAAGCTGTTCAGCGAGCCCAGGTGGAGTATGTATTGTAACGGTAAGAAATGCGGGAACGCGTTGTTGAGAGACTGCAGTGACTCGTATTGGCGCGTGCTTGACACGGTCCAGAGTGTTTCTGTGGGCGCTGGAGTGATTCCTGTTGTGGATGACGGGAAAGAAAGTGCTGCCGAGGGGGAGTTGCTGTACATGAGAGCCAGGTTTGAGCGAGTTGTGGGGACGCGCGACTCGGAAGCGTTTTATATGATGAATCCCGATGGCAATGGGGGACCTGAACTCAGCATATTTCTCCTCAGAATATAG
- the LOC108215832 gene encoding uncharacterized protein LOC108215832: MLFKSSLSTVATTASAAEIWGMGFFLIFFPEEEEDEINNPNTKKLKPSITFNTLLRRTNSVHLVSKAQSTISICALLVFFSLLLFTLSTFEPTATPSFPRRQLSSIKLYKPKPRPIVRETVHAFQGMGSLYTRGSRAMNSLIICHVMDSVSISELGLFLRLLHRSSLTSRSDVLFVFPSGKSNGYDYVIRQENDSVLELIARFKDLNGSSELEASFDVTQFVKSSEKMKGSAEAIWGRRIRSGNFSGENETELTQLSYGSVVGFEVDELDPENSLAGFMDHVPLSLRRWACYTLLLGRLRRKFKHVMLVDVKDVLLLGDPLGRVKNQSPESVYLSTISTATAKHGRKNHQKDVITPSIISGGARGIRRLANSMVTEIVRVAMQHKKKNSVTDSVVLNQLVGNDLLTSNIKVVVSPESIPEASSLSSVVLSNHSVIRRGNSNVEEFRVALMKHICSFKLDSSVYTSDC; this comes from the coding sequence atgctTTTCAAGTCATCATTATCCACCGTCGCAACCACCGCCAGCGCAGCCGAGATCTGGGGAATGGGcttctttctcatcttcttccCCGAGGAAGAAGAAGACGAAATCAACAACCCCAATACTAAAAAATTGAAGCCCTCGATCACATTCAACACGCTTCTCCGGCGAACAAATTCAGTCCATCTGGTCTCGAAAGCCCagtccactatctccatttgcGCGTTGCTTGTTTTCTTCTCTTTGCTTCTTTTCACTCTCTCCACTTTCGAGCCCACCGCCACTCCCAGCTTCCCGCGGCGACAGCTCAGTTCTATCAAGCTCTACAAGCCCAAGCCCAGGCCCATTGTTCGTGAGACTGTGCACGCGTTTCAGGGGATGGGGAGCTTGTATACCAGAGGGAGCAGAGCTATGAACAGTTTGATTATATGCCATGTAATGGACTCTGTGTCAATAAGTGAGCTTGGGCTTTTCTTGAGGCTGTTGCATAGGTCTTCGCTCACCTCGAGATCGGACGTTTTGTTTGTGTTCCCCTCGGGGAAATCAAATGGCTATGATTACGTGATTCGCCAGGAGAATGACTCGGTTCTTGAACTCATTGCTCGGTTCAAGGACTTGAATGGGAGTAGTGAGTTGGAAGCGAGTTTTGATGTGACTCAGTTTGTGAAATCGAGTGAGAAGATGAAAGGGAGTGCGGAGGCGATATGGGGGAGGAGAATTCGGAGTGGGAATTTCAGTGGGGAGAATGAGACCGAGTTGACTCAGTTGAGTTATGGCTCGGTGGTTGGGTTTGAAGTGGACGAGCTTGACCCGGAAAACTCGCTGGCTGGGTTCATGGACCACGTTCCGTTGAGTTTGAGAAGGTGGGCTTGTTATACGTTACTTCTAGGTCGGCTTAGACGAAAGTTCAAACACGTCATGTTAGTGGATGTGAAAGACGTGTTGCTACTCGGTGATCCACTCGGCCGAGTCAAGAATCAGAGTCCCGAGTCGGTTTACTTGTCAACAATCTCTACTGCCACCGCTAAACATGGGAGGAAAAATCACCAAAAAGACGTGATTACCCCTTCGATAATATCGGGCGGAGCGCGGGGAATTCGGAGGTTAGCGAACTCAATGGTGACGGAGATAGTACGAGTTGCAATGCAGCACAAGAAGAAGAACTCGGTGACTGACTCAGTGGTATTGAACCAGCTTGTGGGGAATGACTTGTTAACGAGCAACATTAAAGTGGTGGTTTCGCCCGAGTCAATACCGGAAGCGAGTTCACTCAGCTCAGTTGTTTTGTCGAATCATTCGGTGATAAGACGTGGAAATAGCAATGTCGAGGAATTTCGTGTTGCATTGATGAAGCATATATGTTCGTTTAAGTTAGATTCTTCGGTTTATACTAGTGATTGTTAG